From a region of the Kaistia sp. 32K genome:
- a CDS encoding alpha/beta hydrolase: MNKPISSSPTLEPTAKAFVEGLTGGKPIQTLSPTEARAVLSNVQKAAEVKLADVQIKDVALPIGPTGTTNIRVIRPAGATGVLPVIVYMHGGGWVLGDRDTHDRLIRELAVGANAALVFVDYERSPEARYPVAIEQGYAVAKHIAANAEKLMVDGDRIVIAGDSVGGNMAAAITLLAKERKGPSFKAQVLFYPVTDASRSTRSYEQFAVGPWLTADAMAWYWEQYIPEADQRAEIHASPVNASKDELSGLPQTLLIVDENDVLRDEGEAYGRKLAEAGVRVTSVRYNGTIHDFVMLNALAMTPAVRGAIGQATGYLRFVFAS; encoded by the coding sequence ATGAACAAGCCCATCTCGTCCTCGCCCACGCTGGAGCCCACCGCCAAGGCCTTCGTCGAAGGCCTGACCGGCGGCAAGCCGATCCAGACGCTTTCGCCCACCGAGGCCCGCGCCGTTCTGTCGAACGTGCAGAAGGCGGCCGAGGTGAAACTCGCCGACGTCCAGATCAAGGACGTCGCCCTGCCGATCGGCCCGACCGGCACCACCAACATCCGCGTCATTCGCCCGGCCGGCGCCACCGGCGTGCTGCCGGTGATCGTCTATATGCATGGCGGCGGCTGGGTGCTCGGCGACCGCGACACGCATGACCGGCTGATCCGCGAGCTCGCGGTCGGCGCCAACGCGGCGCTGGTCTTCGTCGACTACGAGCGCTCCCCCGAGGCGCGCTATCCGGTCGCGATCGAGCAGGGCTATGCCGTCGCCAAGCATATCGCCGCCAATGCCGAAAAGCTGATGGTCGACGGCGATCGCATCGTGATTGCCGGCGACAGCGTCGGCGGCAACATGGCGGCGGCGATCACGCTGCTCGCCAAGGAGCGCAAGGGTCCGAGCTTCAAGGCGCAGGTGCTGTTCTATCCCGTCACCGACGCCTCCCGGTCGACCCGCTCCTACGAGCAGTTCGCGGTCGGCCCCTGGCTCACGGCGGATGCGATGGCCTGGTACTGGGAGCAATACATCCCGGAGGCCGACCAGCGCGCCGAGATCCACGCCTCGCCGGTCAATGCCAGCAAGGACGAGCTGAGCGGCCTGCCGCAGACCCTTCTCATCGTCGATGAGAACGACGTGCTGCGCGACGAGGGCGAAGCCTATGGCCGCAAGCTGGCCGAAGCCGGCGTTCGCGTCACCTCGGTGCGCTACAACGGCACCATCCATGACTTCGTCATGCTCAACGCGCTCGCCATGACGCCCGCCGTGCGCGGCGCCATCGGCCAGGCGACGGGCTATCTGCGCTTCGTCTTTGCGAGCTGA
- a CDS encoding SDR family NAD(P)-dependent oxidoreductase — protein MSKVWLITGAASGIGRSTAELVLERGDRLVATARRVERLADLEARYGDRILLDELEVTDAGAAQAAVEAALTRFGRLDVLLNNAGYAHLAPFEQTSEEAFRAEIETNFFGVVNLARAALPVMRRQRSGHILNIASSSARFGGAGSSAYSAAKWAVSGFTESLAKEVHGFGVRAISIEPGSLRTNWTRVARGHVPALLPEYEPTIGMIMKMTENVAGNEPGDPAKVAQVLFDLSRRDDLPEHLILGSDALARVAKAESERTRLAEAWAEVSRSTDIA, from the coding sequence ATGAGCAAAGTCTGGCTGATCACCGGCGCCGCCAGCGGCATCGGCCGCAGCACCGCCGAACTGGTCCTGGAACGCGGCGACCGTCTCGTCGCCACGGCGCGGCGCGTCGAGCGGCTCGCCGATCTCGAGGCCCGATACGGCGACCGGATCCTGCTGGACGAGCTTGAGGTGACCGATGCCGGGGCGGCGCAGGCCGCGGTCGAGGCGGCACTGACGCGGTTCGGCCGGCTCGACGTCCTGCTGAACAATGCCGGCTACGCGCATCTCGCGCCCTTCGAGCAGACCTCGGAGGAAGCGTTCCGCGCCGAGATCGAAACCAACTTCTTCGGCGTCGTGAACCTTGCCCGTGCGGCGTTGCCGGTCATGCGCCGGCAACGCTCCGGCCACATCCTCAACATCGCCTCGAGCTCCGCCCGCTTCGGCGGCGCCGGCTCGAGCGCCTACAGCGCCGCCAAATGGGCCGTCAGCGGCTTCACCGAGTCGCTCGCCAAGGAGGTCCACGGCTTCGGTGTCCGGGCCATATCCATCGAACCCGGCAGCCTCCGGACCAACTGGACCCGCGTCGCCCGCGGCCATGTTCCCGCGCTGCTGCCCGAATACGAGCCGACGATCGGCATGATCATGAAGATGACCGAGAACGTCGCCGGCAATGAGCCGGGCGATCCGGCCAAGGTCGCTCAGGTGCTGTTCGACCTTTCCCGTCGGGACGATCTGCCCGAGCACCTGATCCTCGGCAGCGACGCCCTGGCGCGGGTGGCAAAAGCCGAGAGCGAGCGCACGCGGCTCGCCGAAGCATGGGCGGAAGTGAGCCGGTCGACGGACATCGCCTGA